In a genomic window of Nothobranchius furzeri strain GRZ-AD chromosome 14, NfurGRZ-RIMD1, whole genome shotgun sequence:
- the LOC107381048 gene encoding L-threonine 3-dehydrogenase, mitochondrial isoform X1: MPSQLRVCDPDVSIVIGCFCVDRCVMLLVQLMRGAAVHAGNRSPHCIEPMVSWVWGPSAQPSGLRRAHFSSCADGDHPMVLITGGLGQLGVALAKLLRRRFGNNNVILSDIRKPPDHVYNSGPFIFSDILDFKNLREIVVNNNISWLVHYSAVLSAVGERNVTLAKEVNITGFHNILDIATEHSLRVFVPSTIGAFGPSSPRDPAPELCVQRPRTIYGVSKVHAELMGEYYHHRYGLDFRCLRYPGIISADSQPGGGTTDYAVQIFHSAVKTGQFECYLRGDTQLPMMYIDDCVRATVEFLEAPSDTLVSRTYNINAMNFSPEELTEQIQKVLPDLKVVYSVDPVRQAIADGWPKALDDSAARRDWGWKHEYELPELVQTMLTHVSQGAQLARAF; encoded by the exons ATGCCGAGTCAACTACGAGTGTGTGACCCAGATGTTTCCATTGTTATTGGATGTTTTTGTGTTGACAGGTGTGTGATGTTGCTGGTGCAGTTGATGAGGGGTGcagcagtgcatgctgggaacaggTCCCCTCACTGCATAGAGCCAATGGTCTCCTGGGTTTGGGGCCCATCAGCCCAACCCTCTGGCCTCAGAAGAGCTCATTTTTCATCGTGTGCTGATGGTGACCACCCCATGGTCCTCATcacgg GCGGGCTTGGACAGCTGGGAGTAGCGCTTGCCAAGCTGCTGAG GAGGCGATTTGGAAACAACAACGTTATCCTGTCTGACATCCGGAAACCCCCCGACCATGTCTACAACAGTG GTCCCTTCATCTTCTCAGATATCCTGGACTTTAAGAACCTCCGGGAGATCGTGGTCAACAACAACATCAGCTGGCTGGTCCACTACTCCGCTGTGCTGTCGGCCGTGGGAGAGAGGAACGTCACCCTGGCTAAAGAGGTCAACATCACAG GTTTCCACAATATTTTAGACATTGCAACCGAGCACAGCCTGCGCGTGTTTGTCCCCAGCACCATCGGGGCTTTTGGTCCGTCCTCCCCCAGGGACCCCGCCCCCGAGCTGTGCGTTCAGAGACCACGCACGATCTACGGTGTGTCCAAAGTGCACGCCGAGCTAATGGGAGAG TACTACCATCACAGGTATGGGCTGGATTTCCGCTGTCTCAGGTATCCTGGTATCATCTCAGCTGACTCACAGCCCGGAGGTGGAACCACAG ACTATGCCGTCCAGATCTTCCACTCCGCGGTGAAGACGGGTCAGTTTGAATGCTACCTGCGCGGTGACACCCAGCTCCCCATGATGTACATCG ACGACTGCGTCCGGGCTACTGTGGAGTTCCTGGAGGCTCCGAGCGACACGCTCGTCAGCCGCACCTACAACATCAACGCCATGAACTTCAGTCCAGAGGAGCTAACTGAGCAGATCCAGAAGGTGCTGCCCGACCTGAAGGTGGTCTACAGCGTGGATCCCGTTCGACAGGCTATAG CGGACGGCTGGCCGAAGGCTCTGGACGACAGCGCAGCGAGACGAGACTGGGGCTGGAAGCACGAATACGAGCTCCCCGAGCTGGTTCAGACCATGCTCACACACGTTAGTCAGGGAGCCCAGCTGGCCCGGGCCTTCTGA
- the LOC107381048 gene encoding L-threonine 3-dehydrogenase, mitochondrial isoform X2 — MLLVQLMRGAAVHAGNRSPHCIEPMVSWVWGPSAQPSGLRRAHFSSCADGDHPMVLITGGLGQLGVALAKLLRRRFGNNNVILSDIRKPPDHVYNSGPFIFSDILDFKNLREIVVNNNISWLVHYSAVLSAVGERNVTLAKEVNITGFHNILDIATEHSLRVFVPSTIGAFGPSSPRDPAPELCVQRPRTIYGVSKVHAELMGEYYHHRYGLDFRCLRYPGIISADSQPGGGTTDYAVQIFHSAVKTGQFECYLRGDTQLPMMYIDDCVRATVEFLEAPSDTLVSRTYNINAMNFSPEELTEQIQKVLPDLKVVYSVDPVRQAIADGWPKALDDSAARRDWGWKHEYELPELVQTMLTHVSQGAQLARAF; from the exons ATGTTGCTGGTGCAGTTGATGAGGGGTGcagcagtgcatgctgggaacaggTCCCCTCACTGCATAGAGCCAATGGTCTCCTGGGTTTGGGGCCCATCAGCCCAACCCTCTGGCCTCAGAAGAGCTCATTTTTCATCGTGTGCTGATGGTGACCACCCCATGGTCCTCATcacgg GCGGGCTTGGACAGCTGGGAGTAGCGCTTGCCAAGCTGCTGAG GAGGCGATTTGGAAACAACAACGTTATCCTGTCTGACATCCGGAAACCCCCCGACCATGTCTACAACAGTG GTCCCTTCATCTTCTCAGATATCCTGGACTTTAAGAACCTCCGGGAGATCGTGGTCAACAACAACATCAGCTGGCTGGTCCACTACTCCGCTGTGCTGTCGGCCGTGGGAGAGAGGAACGTCACCCTGGCTAAAGAGGTCAACATCACAG GTTTCCACAATATTTTAGACATTGCAACCGAGCACAGCCTGCGCGTGTTTGTCCCCAGCACCATCGGGGCTTTTGGTCCGTCCTCCCCCAGGGACCCCGCCCCCGAGCTGTGCGTTCAGAGACCACGCACGATCTACGGTGTGTCCAAAGTGCACGCCGAGCTAATGGGAGAG TACTACCATCACAGGTATGGGCTGGATTTCCGCTGTCTCAGGTATCCTGGTATCATCTCAGCTGACTCACAGCCCGGAGGTGGAACCACAG ACTATGCCGTCCAGATCTTCCACTCCGCGGTGAAGACGGGTCAGTTTGAATGCTACCTGCGCGGTGACACCCAGCTCCCCATGATGTACATCG ACGACTGCGTCCGGGCTACTGTGGAGTTCCTGGAGGCTCCGAGCGACACGCTCGTCAGCCGCACCTACAACATCAACGCCATGAACTTCAGTCCAGAGGAGCTAACTGAGCAGATCCAGAAGGTGCTGCCCGACCTGAAGGTGGTCTACAGCGTGGATCCCGTTCGACAGGCTATAG CGGACGGCTGGCCGAAGGCTCTGGACGACAGCGCAGCGAGACGAGACTGGGGCTGGAAGCACGAATACGAGCTCCCCGAGCTGGTTCAGACCATGCTCACACACGTTAGTCAGGGAGCCCAGCTGGCCCGGGCCTTCTGA